One genomic region from Stackebrandtia nassauensis DSM 44728 encodes:
- a CDS encoding NAD-dependent epimerase/dehydratase family protein, whose protein sequence is MRVTIIGGTGHVGTFLVPRLVTAGHEVTVVSRGQRQPYRPHGAWRFVTTVSADRQAEEDAGTFGARIAALEPDVVIDMICFEPDSARQLVEALAGRVRHFLHCGTIWVYGPSAQVPGTEEQPRRAITEYGRKKAEIEAYLLDQAQRHGFPATVIHPGHISGPGWTPINPAGNLNLDVFQKLADGDTLMLPNLGMETLQHVHADDVAQVFGAAIANRSAALGESFNAVAATALTLRGYAEAAAGWFGQVARLKYLSWEEWRRTVDETDADVTHTHLEHSPHCSIDKARRLLGYRPRYSSLEATAEAVDRLVSDGQVRVNEST, encoded by the coding sequence ATGCGGGTAACGATCATCGGCGGAACCGGACATGTCGGCACGTTCCTGGTGCCCCGGCTGGTGACCGCGGGCCACGAGGTGACGGTGGTGTCGCGGGGACAGCGACAGCCGTATCGTCCGCACGGGGCGTGGCGGTTCGTCACGACGGTCAGCGCCGACCGGCAGGCCGAGGAGGACGCGGGCACCTTCGGTGCCCGGATCGCGGCACTGGAGCCCGACGTCGTCATCGACATGATCTGCTTCGAACCCGACAGCGCCCGGCAGCTGGTGGAGGCGCTGGCGGGACGGGTCCGACACTTCCTCCACTGTGGCACGATCTGGGTGTACGGGCCGAGCGCGCAGGTGCCCGGCACCGAGGAGCAGCCGCGCCGCGCCATCACCGAGTACGGCCGCAAGAAGGCCGAGATCGAGGCGTACCTGCTGGATCAGGCGCAGCGGCACGGCTTCCCGGCGACGGTGATCCACCCCGGACACATCTCGGGACCCGGGTGGACGCCGATCAACCCGGCGGGCAACCTCAACCTGGACGTGTTCCAGAAGCTCGCCGACGGCGACACCCTGATGCTGCCGAACCTGGGAATGGAGACGCTGCAACACGTTCACGCCGACGACGTGGCGCAGGTGTTCGGCGCCGCGATCGCGAACCGCTCGGCGGCGCTGGGCGAGAGCTTCAACGCGGTGGCCGCCACGGCGCTGACGCTGCGCGGCTACGCCGAGGCGGCGGCGGGCTGGTTCGGCCAGGTCGCGCGGCTGAAGTACCTGTCGTGGGAGGAATGGCGCCGCACCGTCGACGAGACCGACGCCGACGTCACCCACACCCACCTCGAACACAGTCCACACTGCTCGATCGACAAGGCCCGGCGGCTGCTGGGCTACCGGCCCCGGTACTCCTCACTGGAGGCCACGGCCGAGGCCGTGGACCGGCTGGTGAGCGACGGCCAGGTGCGGGTCAACGAGAGCACTTGA
- a CDS encoding metallophosphoesterase family protein, producing MHPELERLALISDVHGNLTALEAVLADIDARGITRVLNLGDFVGKGPRGREVIDLCRERCEVNILGNWDDALPDPDFDHSDADRWWLEQLSPGQGEWLRGLPFSHDFWCSGRRVRLYHASARSVHHRVRFDHDEAEFLSMFANTPATGDGLVPTVVGYADTHDPYYEVDRQRRTLFNTGSVGNSMNDPTPVYVILEGVPDSRDEAPFSIQFVRVPYDVEAELDFAKSVGMPEWEEYASELRDGVYRKAFRLGVPPSYHR from the coding sequence ATGCATCCCGAGCTCGAGCGCCTCGCCCTCATCTCCGACGTCCACGGGAACCTGACCGCGCTGGAGGCGGTGCTGGCCGACATCGACGCGCGCGGCATCACCCGCGTCCTCAACCTCGGCGATTTCGTGGGCAAGGGGCCGCGCGGACGCGAGGTCATCGACCTGTGCCGCGAGCGTTGCGAGGTCAACATCCTCGGTAACTGGGACGACGCGCTGCCCGACCCGGACTTCGACCACAGTGACGCGGATCGGTGGTGGCTGGAGCAGCTGTCGCCCGGTCAGGGCGAGTGGCTGCGGGGGCTGCCGTTCAGCCACGACTTCTGGTGCAGCGGTCGCCGGGTGCGGCTGTACCACGCATCGGCGCGGTCGGTGCACCATCGGGTCCGCTTCGACCACGACGAGGCGGAGTTCCTGTCGATGTTCGCCAACACGCCCGCGACCGGCGACGGCCTCGTCCCGACGGTGGTCGGCTACGCCGACACCCACGACCCGTACTACGAGGTCGACCGGCAGCGCCGCACCCTGTTCAACACCGGCAGCGTCGGCAACAGCATGAACGACCCGACCCCGGTGTACGTGATCCTGGAGGGGGTGCCGGATTCCCGCGACGAGGCACCGTTCTCGATCCAGTTCGTGCGGGTCCCCTACGACGTCGAGGCCGAACTTGACTTCGCCAAGTCGGTGGGCATGCCCGAATGGGAGGAATACGCCTCCGAGCTGCGAGACGGCGTCTACCGCAAGGCTTTCCGGCTGGGCGTGCCGCCCAGCTATCACCGTTGA
- a CDS encoding serine/threonine-protein kinase — translation MLPGQMLDDRYLLEAEAGTGGMGTVWRAQDTRIGRTVAIKVLHSHLAKDDKLRARFDREARLIGALQHPGVVQLYDFTDTVVDGKSVAYLVMEYVPGSSLATELPQRMPVERTLSLVASAAEGLHSAHLRGIVHRDVKPANILVAPDDTAKIVDFGISQSFGDRKLTMTGHFMGSLHYVSPEQLQGKPLTPASDVYSLGVVAYEALTGDLPFPGDTPASVLTGHLQQEPRPLPADVPAPVAALVMRALAKEPEDRFESAAALATACRRLSTDTEITSQTPIPTTIRPTVKTSPTTMYPAAAPEPTPVGGRRRSRLLPVTIIVLVLLLATGGGAAVWYYAGGGQAALNGDNVGLANLHDLKPVGEPIPFAEAGASDRGTVPEPVTDGETGYFVHNVDEAPETIAVDLDSGKEKWRQPMGQPIGLAMRAGQGLLYTADLEQGIVNFLDPATGESLNTAEYDGRIGVSTFGSRVLIAPEGDDTVTAYEADGAEAWEQSFEETVTDVDIEAKWKDFTNQPGRYSSQKPERLLIYGDDGTVSRLDTEDGDILTTTEPDSDLTVTSAFQGMMFTADPDDEDGYTLIAHDVSRDFAEVGRWEELRPGFNPEKIEWCGKTRICVKDRQYSGTTGAVVLDFSEPGSKPLWESSPETPVNEIYAAGSTVAVVQGEGANLSTQLYDNAMEPRGRAKNGVFRPVDGKTFLDYPRTAGNAPANPVNKHFFTGLDATDGSTKDLGTQEVFPQCVTEGAHVACPTPKGITVWEYRDAR, via the coding sequence ATGTTGCCCGGCCAGATGCTCGATGACCGCTACCTTCTCGAGGCCGAGGCCGGTACCGGGGGCATGGGGACGGTGTGGCGAGCCCAGGACACCCGTATCGGGCGAACCGTCGCCATCAAGGTGCTGCACTCGCACCTGGCCAAGGACGACAAGCTGCGCGCCCGGTTCGACCGCGAGGCCCGGCTGATCGGCGCGCTCCAACACCCCGGGGTGGTGCAGCTGTACGACTTCACCGACACCGTCGTGGACGGCAAGTCGGTGGCGTATCTGGTCATGGAGTACGTTCCCGGTTCCTCGCTGGCGACCGAACTGCCGCAGCGGATGCCGGTGGAGCGGACGCTGTCGCTGGTCGCCTCGGCCGCCGAGGGACTGCACTCGGCGCACCTGCGCGGGATCGTGCATCGCGATGTCAAGCCCGCCAACATCCTCGTCGCTCCCGACGACACCGCCAAGATCGTCGACTTCGGCATCTCGCAGTCCTTCGGGGACCGCAAACTGACCATGACCGGTCACTTCATGGGTTCACTGCACTATGTGTCCCCCGAACAGCTGCAGGGCAAACCGCTCACCCCGGCCTCGGACGTGTACTCACTCGGCGTCGTGGCCTACGAGGCACTGACCGGTGACCTCCCGTTCCCTGGCGACACCCCCGCCTCAGTCCTCACCGGACACCTACAGCAGGAACCCCGGCCGCTGCCCGCCGACGTCCCCGCGCCGGTGGCCGCGCTGGTCATGCGCGCCCTGGCCAAGGAACCCGAGGACCGCTTCGAATCGGCGGCGGCCCTGGCCACGGCGTGCCGCCGGTTGAGCACCGACACCGAGATCACCAGCCAGACCCCGATTCCCACCACGATCCGGCCCACCGTCAAGACCTCACCCACCACGATGTACCCCGCGGCCGCGCCGGAGCCGACACCCGTCGGCGGCAGACGCCGGAGCCGGTTGCTGCCGGTCACCATCATCGTGCTGGTGCTGCTGCTGGCGACCGGCGGCGGCGCGGCCGTCTGGTACTACGCGGGCGGCGGCCAGGCGGCCCTCAACGGCGACAACGTGGGACTGGCGAACCTGCACGACCTCAAACCGGTGGGCGAACCGATCCCGTTCGCCGAGGCCGGGGCCTCCGACCGGGGCACGGTGCCCGAACCGGTCACCGACGGCGAGACCGGGTACTTCGTCCACAATGTCGACGAAGCGCCGGAGACGATCGCCGTCGACCTGGACAGCGGCAAGGAGAAGTGGCGCCAACCCATGGGCCAGCCCATCGGACTGGCGATGCGGGCGGGCCAGGGACTGCTGTACACCGCCGACCTCGAACAGGGCATCGTCAACTTCCTGGACCCGGCCACCGGCGAGTCACTCAACACCGCCGAGTACGACGGCCGCATCGGCGTGTCCACATTCGGCAGTCGGGTGCTGATCGCCCCCGAGGGCGACGACACCGTGACCGCCTACGAGGCCGACGGCGCCGAGGCGTGGGAGCAGAGTTTCGAGGAGACGGTCACCGACGTCGACATCGAGGCCAAGTGGAAGGACTTCACCAACCAGCCCGGCCGGTACAGCAGTCAGAAACCCGAACGGCTGCTCATCTACGGCGACGACGGCACCGTGTCGCGACTGGACACTGAGGACGGCGACATCCTCACCACCACCGAACCCGACTCCGACCTGACGGTCACCTCGGCGTTCCAGGGCATGATGTTCACCGCCGACCCCGACGACGAGGACGGCTACACCCTCATCGCCCACGACGTCTCCCGGGACTTCGCCGAGGTCGGCCGCTGGGAGGAACTGCGCCCCGGCTTCAACCCGGAGAAGATCGAGTGGTGCGGCAAGACCCGCATCTGCGTCAAGGACCGGCAGTACAGCGGCACCACCGGGGCCGTCGTCCTCGACTTCTCCGAACCCGGAAGCAAACCGCTGTGGGAGAGCTCCCCCGAGACCCCGGTCAACGAGATCTACGCCGCCGGTTCCACGGTCGCGGTGGTGCAGGGCGAGGGCGCGAACCTGTCCACACAGCTGTATGACAACGCGATGGAACCAAGGGGCCGGGCCAAGAACGGCGTCTTCCGGCCCGTGGACGGCAAGACCTTCCTCGACTATCCGCGCACCGCGGGCAACGCGCCCGCCAACCCGGTGAACAAACACTTCTTCACCGGCCTCGACGCCACCGACGGATCCACCAAGGACCTGGGAACCCAGGAGGTGTTCCCGCAGTGCGTCACCGAGGGCGCCCACGTCGCCTGCCCCACCCCGAAGGGGATCACGGTGTGGGAGTACCGCGACGCCCGGTGA